A window of Vigna unguiculata cultivar IT97K-499-35 chromosome 4, ASM411807v1, whole genome shotgun sequence contains these coding sequences:
- the LOC114180779 gene encoding receptor-like protein EIX2 — protein sequence MNAYFLKTFYVVLLLSSLASGISATLKNSSESGEAKCIERERQALLSFKQGITDDFGVLSSWSNHRNNTDCCKWKHIQCNHQTGHVHLLDLNGNYDYSQPLRSVLNLTSLTHLTNIQYLDLSHNYFVMSYIPEFMGSFSNLRYLDLSNSYFSGRIPSTLGNLLELRYLDLGDNYLWGEIPIQIGNLKHLQYLDLGGYFLSGKIPYEIGNLRKLQYLSLGSNTFLDRMHMENYISDSLSGAIPFRKGNLPLLRTLRLVGNFDIKVKDVQWLSTLYCLTVLELSSLHSLKSSRQWLQTISKIIPNLIELRLVDCNLVDNDIKSLFHSQSSNNSISLTILDLSFNMLTSSTLPLLFNFSLHLQELYLSHNNIASPSLCPNFSSLKILDLSYNNLALLMFMENFNISSKLQKLHLAKCSIMDRSFLVSSSRTMNSLSSLLYLDLSDNLLKSSSIFPRLSNLTTNLRTLYLDYNLLEGSIPHEFGKAMSSLENLYVSNNKLQGKMPSSFGSMCRLQRLDLSSNRLHGKFPSFIQNSSWCSRHIFRVFNLSYNQFTGNIPKSIRLLSELEFLSIEGNSLEGDVTESHLSNFSKLLSLYLSHNSLSLKFVSGWVPPFQLRFLFLASCKIGPNFPSWIQTQNSLIQLDISDNELNDFVPEWFWNKLQILYTLNMSHNNLIGSIPNLQLKLRLRPSIILNSNKFEGKVPLFLLQASELLLSANKFSAFFCVNVTTTRLATLDLSANQIKGQLPDCWKSINQLMFLDLSSNQLSGKIPISMGTLVKLEALVLRNNNLTGELPSSLKNCNNLIMLDVSENKLSGPVPPWVGESMQQLIVLIMRGNQFSGNIPFHLCYLKRIQLLDLSRNKMSQGIPTCLNNLTALSQKTIDRAETESRVHWYNTTYYEIYNFFGGSYYTLHITWMWKGVERSFTRPEVILQSIDFSCNNLTGEMPKEMTYMLGLVSLNISRNNLSGEIPLEIGNLGSLDSLDLSRNHFSGKIPSTLSNIDRLAMIDLSNNNLSGRIPWGRQLQTFNASSFEGNVDLCGKPLEKSCPGDETVVKSKGAEVQDEDHSVFYEALYMSLGLGFFTGFWGLLGPLLFWKSWRMAYLRFLNRLMDYVSVMVEVNIGRCQRWPKD from the coding sequence ATGAATGCTTATTTTCTGAAAACATTttatgtggttcttctcctttcttcGCTTGCCTCGGGAATTAGTGCGACATTGAAGAACTCAAGTGAAAGTGGTGAAGCAAAGTGCATAGAAAGAGAGAGGCAAGCACTCCTGAGCTTCAAACAAGGCATCACAGATGACTTTGGCGTGCTGTCCAGTTGGAGCAACCATCGCAATAACACAGATTGCTGCAAATGGAAACACATTCAGTGCAACCATCAAACAGGTCATGTACATCTGCTTGATCTTAATGGAAACTATGACTATTCACAGCCTTTGAGAAGTGTACTCAATCTCACTTCATTGACTCACTTGACAAATATTCAATATCTGGATCTCAGccataattattttgtaatgagTTACATCCCAGAGTTCATGGGTTCCTTCTCCAACTTAAGATATCTCGATCTCTCCAATTCTTATTTTTCGGGGAGGATTCCTTCTACACTTGGAAATCTCTTAGAACTACGCTATCTAGATCTTGGGGATAATTATCTTTGGGGTGAAATTCCTATTCAGATTGGGAATCTCAAACACTTACAGTATCTTGATCTTGGAGGATATTTtctttctggaaaaattccataTGAAATTGGGAATCTCAGAAAGCTACAATATCTCAGTCTTGGGAGTAACACTTTCCTAGACAGAATGCATATGGAAAACTATATTTCAGATTCTCTTTCTGGAGCGATCCCTTTTCGCAAAGGGAATCTTCCATTGTTGCGTACTCTCCGACTAGTTGGcaattttgatataaaagttAAGGATGTACAGTGGCTGTCTACTCTCTATTGCTTAACTGTTCTTGAGCTGAGTTCACTGCATAGTCTTAAATCCTCTCGCCAATGGCTACAAACTATCAGTAAAATCATTCCAAACCTAATAGAGCTGAGATTAGTTGATTGTAATCTTGTAGACAATGATATTAAATCTTTGTTCCATTCTCAATCTTCCAACAATTCCATTTCTCTTACCATCCTAGACCtctcttttaatatgttgacATCGTCAACACTTCCACTCTTGTTTAACTTTAGCCTTCATCTCCAAGAACTTTATCTTTCTCACAATAATATAGCTTCACCTTCTCTATGTCCAAATTTTTCATCTCTTAAGATCTTGGACCTCTCTTATAATAATCTAGCATTATTAATGTTTATGGAGAATTTTAATATCAGCTCCAAGCTGCAAAAGCTTCATCTTGCAAAATGCAGTATTATGGATAGAAGTTTCCTTGTTTCATCTAGTCGTACAATGAATTCTTTGTCTTCACTTCTCTACCTTGACCTCTCTGATAACCTGTTAAAGTCATCCTCTATATTTCCCCGACTTTCTAACTTAACGACCAATCTTCGTACCCTTTACCTTGATTATAACTTGTTGGAAGGTTCCATTCCACATGAATTTGGGAAAGCTATGAGCTCTCTTGAAAATCTTTATGTCTCCAATAACAAACTACAAGGCAAGATGCCGTCTTCCTTTGGGAGCATGTGCAGATTACAGAGATTAGACCTCTCAAGTAACAGGTTGCATGGAAAATTTCCCAGCTTCATTCAAAATTCTTCATGGTGCAGCAGACACATATTTCGCGTATTCAACTTATCTTACAACCAATTTACTGGCAATATACCCAAGAGCATCAGACTACTATCTGAGTTGGAGTTTTTATCAATAGAAGGGAATTCTTTAGAGGGTGATGTCACTGAATCTCATCTTTCCAACTTTTCCAAATTACTTTCCTTGTATTTGTCACACAACTCTCTGTCTCTAAAGTTTGTGTCTGGTTGGGTTCCTCCTTTTCAATTAAGGTTCTTGTTTCTTGCATCTTGCAAGATAGGTCCGAATTTTCCTAGTTGGATTCAGACTCAAAATTCCTTAATCCAATTAGATATATCTGATAATGAGCTGAATGATTTCGTACCAGAATGGTTTTGGAACAAGTTGCAAATTCTGTACACTTTGAATATGTCTCACAATAATCTCATTGGTTCAATCCCTAATTTGCAATTGAAGCTTCGTTTGAGACcatctataattttaaattcaaataagttTGAAGGAAAAGTTCCATTATTTTTGCTACAAGCTTCTGAGCTTTTACTCTCAGCAAATAAATTCTCAGCTTTCTTTTGTGTAAATGTCACGACTACAAGATTGGCCACTTTAGATTTGTCAGCTAATCAAATAAAGGGGCAACTTCCAGATTGCTGGAAATCAATAAATCAATTAATGTTTCTTGATTTAAGCAGTAATCAATTGTCAGGGAAGATTCCTATCTCCATGGGTACCCTTGTCAAATTGGAAGCTTTGGTTTTAAGAAACAATAATTTAACTGGTGAATTGCCTTCCTCTTTGAAGAATTGCaacaatttaattatgttagatGTGAGTGAGAATAAGTTGTCCGGTCCAGTACCACCATGGGTTGGAGAAAGCATGCAGCAATTGATAGTTTTGATCATGCGAGGGAATCAGTTCTCTGGAAATATTCCCTTTCACCTATGTTATTTGAAACGTATTCAATTGTTGGATCTTTCCAGAAATAAGATGTCTCAGGGAATTCCAACTTGCTTAAACAATTTGACGGCATTGTCTCAAAAGACCATCGACAGAGCTGAAACTGAAAGTCGTGTGCATTGGTACAATACTACTTActatgaaatttataattttttcggTGGTAGTTATTATACGCTTCATATAACATGGATGTGGAAAGGTGTGGAACGTAGTTTCACACGTCCCGAAGTGATTCTTCAGAGTATTGATTTCTCATGTAACAATTTAACTGGTGAAATGCCAAAAGAGATGACATACATGCTTGGGTTAGTTTCTTTGAATATATCACGAAACAATTTAAGTGGTGAAATTCCTTTGGAGATTGGGAATTTAGGTTCACTAGACTCCCTTGACCTATCAAGAAATCATTTCTCTGGAAAAATTCCTTCTACTCTTTCCAATATTGATCGTCTTGCCATGATAGACTTATCTAACAACAATCTCAGTGGGAGAATTCCATGGGGAAGACAGTTGCAAACCTTTAATGCCTCTAGTTTTGAAGGAAATGTTGATCTTTGTGGGAAACCGCTTGAAAAAAGTTGCCCAGGAGATGAGACAGTGGTAAAGTCTAAAGGAGCAGAAGTGCAAGATGAAGATCATTCAGTTTTCTATGAAGCATTATACATGAGTTTGGGACTAGGATTCTTCACGGGCTTTTGGGGCTTATTAGGTCCATTACTATTTTGGAAATCTTGGAGAATGGCTTATTTGAGGTTCTTGAACAGACTAATGGACTATGTTTCTGTAATGGTTGAAGTGAACATAGGAAGGTGCCAAAGGTGGCCCAAAGACTAG